A single genomic interval of Lentimicrobium saccharophilum harbors:
- the metK gene encoding methionine adenosyltransferase: MSYLFTSESVSEGHPDKVADQISDALLDEFLRFDPNSKVACETLVTTGLTVCSGEVLTDGYVDLHKVVRKTIKEIGYTKNEYRFEGESCGIISTLHEQSADINRGVVRSDPENQGAGDQGMMFGYATRDMRNLMPMPIELAHILLQELSAIRKEGKEMTYLRPDAKSQVTIEYDDNNHPVRIDTIVISTQHDDFADKSLPEKEGDEKMRLAIENDIRNILLPRVIATLPDNIQKLFDGNFKLHVNPTGKFVIGGPHGDTGLTGRKIIVDTYGGKGAHGGGAFSGKDPSKVDRSAAYAARHIAKNLVAAGVADEVLVQLAYAIGIAEPVGVYVNTYGTSKIADASGNPVTDGVIAEKISKLFDLRPYSIINRFGLRNPIYTPTASYGHFGRDPRFEEVEVYYNNGETYDRTEDGIVKHFKKVKLFAWEETDYVEKIRAAFGI; encoded by the coding sequence ATGTCTTATTTATTTACATCCGAATCCGTTTCGGAAGGGCATCCCGACAAGGTTGCCGATCAGATATCTGATGCATTGCTCGACGAATTCCTCCGTTTTGATCCCAATTCGAAAGTCGCCTGCGAAACGCTGGTGACTACAGGGCTTACCGTGTGCAGCGGTGAAGTGCTTACCGATGGCTATGTCGACCTTCACAAGGTAGTCCGGAAAACCATTAAAGAAATTGGTTACACCAAAAATGAATACCGTTTTGAAGGAGAGTCATGTGGAATTATCTCCACTCTTCACGAACAGTCGGCAGACATCAACCGCGGCGTAGTCCGAAGCGACCCCGAAAACCAGGGAGCCGGAGACCAGGGAATGATGTTCGGATATGCCACCCGTGACATGAGGAACCTCATGCCCATGCCCATTGAGCTGGCACATATCCTGCTTCAGGAGCTTTCGGCTATACGGAAAGAAGGAAAGGAAATGACCTACCTGCGGCCGGATGCCAAATCGCAGGTCACCATTGAGTATGACGACAACAACCATCCGGTGCGTATTGATACCATTGTGATTTCAACCCAGCATGACGACTTTGCCGACAAAAGCCTGCCCGAAAAGGAAGGGGATGAAAAAATGCGCCTCGCCATCGAAAATGATATCCGGAATATCCTGTTACCACGCGTTATTGCCACACTCCCTGACAACATTCAGAAACTGTTTGACGGCAATTTCAAATTACATGTCAACCCGACAGGCAAGTTTGTGATTGGCGGCCCACACGGCGACACGGGACTGACCGGACGTAAGATTATTGTGGATACTTATGGCGGCAAAGGCGCTCACGGCGGCGGTGCATTTTCCGGCAAAGACCCTTCGAAGGTTGACCGTTCGGCAGCCTATGCCGCACGTCACATTGCCAAAAACCTGGTCGCTGCCGGGGTTGCTGATGAAGTACTGGTGCAGCTGGCCTATGCCATCGGCATTGCCGAACCGGTTGGCGTTTATGTCAACACTTATGGTACCAGTAAAATAGCCGACGCCAGCGGCAATCCTGTCACTGACGGTGTAATTGCCGAAAAAATCAGTAAACTTTTCGACCTCAGGCCATACAGCATCATCAACCGTTTCGGCCTGCGCAATCCCATTTATACCCCGACGGCCAGCTATGGCCACTTCGGCCGCGACCCGCGTTTTGAAGAAGTTGAGGTATACTACAATAACGGCGAAACCTATGACAGAACCGAAGACGGAATCGTCAAGCACTTTAAAAAGGTTAAGCTTTTCGCCTGGGAAGAAACCGATTACGTTGAAAAGATCAGGGCTGCTTTCGGAATATAA
- the gldA gene encoding gliding motility-associated ABC transporter ATP-binding subunit GldA — translation MSIKVSNISKQYGQQKALDQVSFSIKPGEIVGLLGPNGAGKSTMMKIITCFIPPTAGDVSVCGFDIREQSLEVRQKVGYLPENNPLYTDMYIREYLEFVAGVHKLGKNTAKRVDEMMEVTGLMPERKKKIGALSKGYRQRVGLAQAMIHNPEVLILDEPTSGLDPNQLVEIRNLIIEIGKEKTVMLSTHIMQEVEAMCSRAIIINSGKIVADDSTGHLLNSNENTEQIAVEFDKDVKPSMLKGLPGVVNVKKISGNSWLIEAGKDHDVRQDIFRFAVENSFTVLSMQKQGNRLEDVFQQLTRK, via the coding sequence ATGTCGATCAAAGTAAGCAATATTTCCAAGCAGTACGGTCAGCAAAAAGCGCTGGATCAGGTATCTTTCAGTATCAAACCCGGTGAAATCGTCGGTCTGCTCGGCCCCAACGGCGCCGGCAAATCCACCATGATGAAAATTATCACCTGCTTTATTCCGCCAACCGCCGGCGATGTAAGCGTTTGCGGATTTGATATCAGGGAACAATCGCTGGAAGTGCGGCAAAAAGTGGGCTACCTTCCGGAAAACAACCCCTTGTACACCGACATGTATATCAGGGAATATCTTGAATTCGTGGCCGGTGTGCACAAGCTGGGCAAAAACACAGCCAAAAGGGTGGATGAAATGATGGAGGTAACCGGTCTGATGCCCGAAAGAAAGAAAAAAATCGGCGCCCTCTCCAAAGGTTACCGGCAGCGGGTGGGATTGGCCCAGGCGATGATCCACAATCCGGAGGTACTGATTCTTGACGAACCGACTTCAGGACTGGACCCGAACCAGCTTGTGGAAATCCGCAACCTGATCATTGAAATCGGCAAGGAAAAAACCGTAATGCTCTCCACCCATATTATGCAGGAAGTGGAAGCCATGTGCAGCCGGGCCATCATCATCAATTCCGGAAAAATCGTGGCCGACGACAGCACCGGTCATCTGCTGAACAGCAATGAAAACACTGAACAGATAGCCGTAGAATTTGATAAGGACGTGAAGCCCTCAATGCTAAAAGGATTACCCGGTGTAGTAAATGTGAAAAAAATCAGCGGGAACAGCTGGCTGATTGAGGCAGGCAAAGATCATGATGTCAGGCAGGATATATTCAGGTTTGCCGTAGAAAACAGCTTCACTGTATTGTCGATGCAGAAGCAGGGAAACAGACTGGAGGATGTGTTTCAGCAACTGACCAGGAAGTAG
- a CDS encoding nucleotide sugar dehydrogenase: MATEIRYSVNPSGEKFPIPQKKDYELEKQRIGRLVETARSEGKEIVVVMGVGFVGAVMAAIVADTVDAAGKPSKFVIGCQRPSQRSYWKIPMLNRGESPVKAEDPEVDRIISRCVNDRKTLTASFNSDVLEFADVVVVDVQCDFSKQDLGYMKSGEADMAALEATLKTIGEKIQPHCLTLIETTVAPGTTEFVAWPILKKAFAKRGIESVPLLAHSFERVMPGREYVSSIRDFWRVCSGCESEARKRVEKFLHEVLNTKDFPLTVMDRPIESETTKIVENSYRATILAYLNEWSLFAERNGVDLIKVINAIKMRPTHSNIIFPGPGVGGYCLPKDGGLGYWAYRHILGFEDGDEVFKITPTAIDINDTRSLHVAELTRDALRNMARYIAGAEVVLCGASYRQDVGDTRYSGSEMVVRKLTEMGAEVRIHDPYVEHWYELESQDTYPAPGLSWSRFFRNQEHLKEARVEKDLPAALKGAEAMILAVPHKEYLNLNPDDIVKWAGQPLAIIDCFGILTDDVIRRYFELGCEVKALGRGHIQRIKNEVRNTL; the protein is encoded by the coding sequence ATGGCAACTGAAATTCGCTATTCGGTAAATCCCTCTGGTGAAAAATTCCCGATACCTCAGAAGAAAGATTATGAACTTGAAAAACAAAGGATAGGCAGGCTTGTGGAAACTGCCCGCAGTGAGGGCAAGGAGATTGTGGTTGTGATGGGTGTTGGCTTTGTCGGCGCGGTTATGGCTGCCATTGTTGCCGATACGGTAGATGCAGCGGGCAAGCCTTCGAAATTTGTTATCGGTTGCCAGCGGCCAAGCCAGCGCAGTTACTGGAAGATTCCCATGCTCAACCGGGGCGAATCACCGGTGAAGGCCGAAGATCCTGAAGTTGACCGCATCATCAGCCGTTGTGTGAATGACAGGAAAACCCTCACGGCATCTTTCAACAGCGATGTGCTGGAGTTCGCCGATGTGGTTGTGGTGGATGTGCAGTGTGACTTCTCGAAGCAGGATCTGGGTTATATGAAATCGGGCGAAGCCGATATGGCTGCACTCGAGGCAACCCTCAAGACCATTGGCGAAAAAATTCAGCCACATTGTCTTACCCTGATAGAGACCACGGTGGCGCCCGGAACCACTGAATTTGTTGCCTGGCCGATCCTGAAAAAGGCATTTGCCAAACGCGGTATTGAATCTGTACCCCTGCTGGCCCACAGCTTTGAAAGGGTAATGCCCGGCAGGGAATATGTATCGAGTATCCGCGATTTCTGGCGGGTGTGTTCGGGTTGTGAATCGGAAGCCCGGAAACGGGTGGAGAAGTTCCTGCACGAAGTGCTGAATACAAAAGATTTTCCCCTTACAGTTATGGACCGGCCTATTGAATCGGAAACCACCAAGATTGTGGAAAATTCATACAGGGCAACCATTCTTGCCTATCTGAATGAATGGAGCCTGTTTGCCGAGCGGAACGGGGTGGATCTGATCAAGGTGATCAATGCCATAAAGATGCGGCCAACGCACAGCAACATCATTTTCCCGGGTCCCGGAGTCGGGGGGTATTGTCTGCCAAAGGACGGAGGCCTTGGTTACTGGGCATACCGGCATATACTCGGATTTGAGGACGGTGACGAAGTTTTTAAAATCACCCCAACTGCCATCGACATCAACGATACCCGCTCGCTGCATGTGGCTGAGCTTACCCGGGATGCCCTGCGCAATATGGCCCGTTACATTGCCGGTGCGGAAGTGGTACTTTGCGGAGCGAGCTACCGACAGGATGTCGGGGATACACGCTACAGCGGAAGTGAAATGGTGGTGCGCAAACTCACTGAAATGGGGGCGGAGGTGCGCATCCATGATCCTTATGTCGAGCATTGGTACGAACTGGAGTCGCAGGATACCTATCCTGCCCCCGGACTTTCGTGGAGCCGTTTCTTCCGCAATCAGGAGCACCTGAAAGAGGCCAGGGTAGAAAAAGACCTTCCGGCTGCCCTTAAGGGCGCCGAAGCCATGATTCTGGCAGTGCCGCATAAAGAATACCTGAATCTGAATCCTGATGACATCGTGAAGTGGGCTGGTCAGCCGCTTGCCATCATCGATTGTTTCGGAATTCTGACCGACGATGTGATAAGGCGTTACTTTGAGTTGGGTTGCGAGGTTAAGGCACTTGGCCGCGGACACATACAGCGGATCAAGAATGAGGTGAGGAACACGCTCTGA
- a CDS encoding GIY-YIG nuclease family protein: MKKGGYVYIMTNTNCSTLYIGVTNDLCRRIGEHKNHLIKNSFTDKYNLEHCIYFEEFASIIDAIKREKEIKKWNRQKKENLINSQNPDWKVLVTEHGFKRENVSFGRQMDDIVQELQAKGEIPPSSE, from the coding sequence ATGAAGAAAGGTGGATATGTATATATAATGACAAATACAAACTGTTCAACACTATACATTGGTGTAACAAATGATTTATGTCGCAGAATAGGTGAGCATAAGAATCATTTAATCAAGAACTCTTTCACCGATAAATACAATCTTGAGCATTGCATCTATTTTGAGGAATTTGCATCTATAATTGATGCGATTAAAAGGGAGAAAGAAATAAAAAAGTGGAATCGTCAAAAGAAAGAAAATCTAATCAACAGTCAAAACCCCGATTGGAAAGTACTTGTTACAGAACATGGATTTAAAAGGGAGAATGTATCATTTGGCAGGCAAATGGATGATATAGTTCAGGAGTTGCAGGCAAAGGGTGAGATTCCCCCTTCATCGGAATGA
- the rplM gene encoding 50S ribosomal protein L13: MDTLSYKTLSATPDNIQKNWVLVDAEGETLGRLASKVANLIRGKYKTNFTPNLDCGDYVIVINAEKIKLTGKKLTDKVYVRHTGYPGGQRFATPQELMQKFPERIIEHAVRGMLPSNKLGDALYRNLKVYVGPEHPHQAQQPQLINLNSIK; this comes from the coding sequence ATGGACACATTAAGTTATAAAACTTTGTCGGCCACACCCGATAACATTCAGAAGAACTGGGTGCTGGTTGATGCAGAAGGCGAGACACTGGGCCGCCTTGCAAGCAAAGTTGCCAACCTGATCAGGGGTAAATACAAAACTAATTTCACTCCCAATCTTGACTGTGGCGACTATGTAATTGTCATCAATGCCGAGAAAATCAAGCTCACGGGCAAAAAACTCACTGATAAGGTTTATGTTCGTCATACCGGTTACCCCGGCGGGCAGCGTTTTGCCACCCCGCAGGAACTCATGCAGAAATTCCCTGAGCGGATTATCGAGCATGCAGTAAGGGGAATGCTGCCGAGCAACAAGCTTGGCGATGCCCTTTACCGTAACCTTAAGGTGTATGTCGGGCCTGAGCATCCGCACCAGGCGCAGCAGCCACAATTGATTAACCTTAATTCAATCAAATAA
- the rpsI gene encoding 30S ribosomal protein S9, translating to MEVINALGRRKTAVARIYMKDGNGSITVNGRDYKEYFPTGTLQYVVTQSLEISDALGKYDIKANLDGGGITGQAEALRLAISKALCELNPENRPPLKAKGLMRRDPRMVERKKPGQKKARKKFQFSKR from the coding sequence ATGGAAGTGATCAACGCCCTTGGCAGACGTAAAACTGCCGTAGCCCGTATCTATATGAAAGACGGGAATGGATCCATTACAGTCAATGGAAGGGATTACAAGGAATATTTCCCCACAGGTACATTGCAGTATGTAGTTACCCAGTCGCTTGAAATTTCTGATGCACTTGGCAAATATGATATCAAAGCCAATCTTGATGGTGGTGGAATTACCGGTCAGGCAGAGGCCCTTCGCCTTGCCATTTCAAAAGCGCTGTGTGAACTGAATCCTGAAAACCGTCCTCCCCTCAAAGCTAAAGGATTGATGAGAAGGGATCCGCGAATGGTTGAAAGGAAAAAGCCCGGCCAGAAGAAGGCCCGCAAAAAATTCCAGTTCAGCAAGCGTTAA
- the rpsB gene encoding 30S ribosomal protein S2 produces the protein MARTTFDELLDAGSHFGHLKRKWNPNMAPYIFMERNGIHIIDLYKTIAKIDEAAAAMKQITKSGKKVLFVATKKQAKEIVADHVKSVAMPYVTERWPGGMLTNFATIRKAVRKMSSIDKLMSSPSFENISKRERLQIARERAKLEKNLGSIADLSRLPAALFVVDIVKEHIAVAEARKLNIPTFAIVDTNSDPNLVDFPIPANDDASKSISLIVGKMVQAIEEGLMERKIDRDKRAEEDREEGASGRLDRDFDLDEDEDEDAVGGTERLRAKATPADEAGGDSRSRKPGTRKPLGKKPGPRK, from the coding sequence ATGGCAAGAACAACTTTTGACGAATTACTGGATGCCGGTTCACATTTCGGACATCTCAAACGTAAATGGAATCCCAATATGGCTCCCTATATTTTTATGGAGCGTAACGGCATTCATATTATTGACCTTTACAAAACCATAGCCAAGATTGATGAAGCTGCCGCAGCGATGAAGCAGATCACCAAATCAGGTAAAAAAGTCCTTTTTGTTGCTACAAAGAAACAGGCAAAGGAAATCGTTGCCGACCATGTGAAATCGGTTGCAATGCCTTATGTTACTGAGCGCTGGCCTGGTGGAATGCTGACCAATTTCGCAACCATCCGTAAGGCGGTTCGGAAAATGTCATCCATCGACAAGCTGATGAGCAGTCCCAGTTTCGAGAATATCTCCAAACGTGAGCGCCTGCAGATTGCCCGCGAGCGTGCCAAACTGGAGAAGAACCTTGGTTCCATTGCCGATCTCAGCCGCCTTCCGGCCGCATTGTTTGTTGTTGATATCGTAAAGGAACACATTGCTGTGGCAGAAGCCCGCAAGCTCAATATTCCCACTTTCGCCATCGTGGACACTAATTCTGATCCCAACCTGGTTGATTTCCCGATTCCCGCCAACGACGATGCTTCCAAATCAATTTCCCTTATCGTTGGAAAAATGGTTCAGGCAATCGAAGAAGGACTTATGGAAAGAAAGATTGATCGTGATAAACGTGCTGAGGAAGACCGGGAAGAGGGCGCATCAGGAAGGCTTGACCGCGATTTTGACCTTGACGAGGATGAAGATGAGGATGCCGTTGGCGGCACTGAGCGTCTGCGCGCTAAAGCAACCCCTGCTGACGAAGCCGGTGGAGACAGCCGCTCACGTAAGCCTGGCACCCGTAAACCGTTGGGTAAAAAACCCGGCCCCCGCAAATAA